From the Sphingobacteruim zhuxiongii genome, the window AGCGCTAATAAAAGAATTAATTCATGGCGATATTAGTCAAGCTTCATCTTACGGGGGTTGGTTGACTTTCTGTTATGCCTTCATGCAATTTTTCTTTGCAGCGGTATTAGGAAACCTTAGCGATCGATACGGCCGACGCCCTGTTCTTCTTTGTTCGCTGTTTGGCTTTGCTATCAACTATTTATTAATTGGCTTTGCACCCACTATTTTTTGGCTATTTGTCGGCCGAATTGTTGCTGGGATTACAGGAGCGAGCCATACCGTTGCAGCAGCATACATTGCCGACGTAAGTACTCCACAAAATAAAGCACAGAATTTCGGGTTACTGGGAGCAGCATTCGGATTAGGGTTTATCATCGGACCAGTTTTAGGCGGATTGCTGGGGCACTACGGTCCTCGCGTACCATTCTATGCCGCAGCGGGCTTAACTTTCTTTAATTTCCTATATGGTTATTTCTTAGTTCCGGAATCCTTAAAACCGGAAAATAGACGAGCATTTAGTTGGAAGAATGCCAATCCGATTGGCAGCTTTAGACATATCGGCCGCTATGTGCACATACAACCCTTAGTAATTTGTATTTTCCTAATTAATATCGCAGCTCATGCCGTCCAAAGTACTTGGTCATATTATACGATGGAGCGCTTTCAATGGAACGAGCGGATGATTGGTTATTCACTTGGATTTATTGGCGTTTTATTGACGATCGTACAAGCAGGATTAATACGCATTATTATTCCAAAACTAGGCATACCCAAGAGTATTACCTTCGGCATCTTGCTTAGTAGTATTTCTTTTTTAACGATGGCATTTGCTGGATCAAATTTGATGCTATATTTCTCAAGCTTTCTATATGTGTTTTCCGGAATTGCAGGCCCGGCTATTCAAAGTTCGATTTCTAACCAAACACCAGCAAATGAACAAGGTCAAATTCAAGGTGGGCTAACCTGTATTATTAGCCTCACTGCCATTATCGGCCCATTGATGATGACAAGCTTATTTTCGTTTTTTACAAAAAAAAGCACCGTGCTTTATCTGCCTGGTGCTCCTTTTTATTTGGCCAGTATATTAGGCCTAATTGCTGCTATAATTGCAATGCAATATTTTAGAAATCATCGTCAAGACTAACGTTCTTTTTGAATTAGACAAACCGCATAAGCTACGACACCTTCTTGTCGACCGATAAAGCCCATTGTTTCATTTGTCGTTGCTTTAATCGAAACATCTTCCGCAGAGATACCAGCTGCTTCTGCAATATTTATCTTCATTTGCGGGATATAAGGCTTGATTTTCGGAGCTTCTAAACAAAGCATTCCATCAATGTTTCCTAATTCATACCCTTTTTCTTTAATCAAGGCAACGCAGTGCTTTAACAAATCTAAGCTGTTTGCACCTTTCCATCGATCGTCTGTATTTGGAAAATGGTAACCAATATCCTCTAAATTAGCGGCACCTAAGATAGCATCACATATTGCATGAGCTAGCACATCAGCGTCTGAATGTCCGAATGCTCCTGCATGATGATCAAGTTTTACACCGCCAACAATAAAGGGATGTCCCTCGCGCATTTGATGCACATCAAAGCCAAAACCTACTTTTATCTTCATAATGTTACGAAGATACTGCAATATATTTTGTTAAAAAAATGAGTACAAAACGCATTATACGCTCGATTTTTCCAACATTCCGCTACAAATCATTAAAAATCATCCCATACAGTGCAGGAAACTCAATTTCCTCTAATATTTATTTACTACTTTTGGATTTTAAATCCTCATTATTTATGATGTATTCGAAAAAAATATTAATTCCAGCAATTTGCCTAGCCTTCGGTTTATTAATATTTAGCTCGTGTAGTAAAAGCCACAACAGTGATTATTCGTCGAAAACCGGCGTCAAGTACAACGACCCTTATAATGGGGGTCTACAGATTAATCGTAAAGTTAAAGAAGCTCCAGGCCCCGGCCTTGTAGGTATTGAAGGTGGTACCTTTGTTATGGGCGGTAGTTTAAATGAAGATTTAGGCTATGACTATGATAATGCTAAACGCCGCGTTACCGTCGCTTCATTCTACATTGACGAGACTGAAGTTTCCAATGCCGATTGGTTAGAGTACCTACATTGGATTGCGCAAAGCTATCCTGAAGATGGAAAAATGTATTATGATGCACTTCCAGATTCTTTAGTTTGGCGACATGCTCTTTCTTATAATGAGCCTTATGTCAATTTATATTTCAGACATCCTTCATTTCAAGACTATCCTGTCGTAGGTGTTAGCTGGGAACAAGCTAATGCGTACTGTCAATGGCGTACAGATCGCGTGAATGAGCATATTCTTCGCGAGACTGGCGTTCTAATGGATTATAAAACAATGAACGGCCAACAAACTAAGCCTGACGCAGCTTTCAATACGGAACTGTATCTTAATGGTCAAATCCGTGGAGAAAATGTCGACGGAAAGAACATGCCGAAAGATAACAGTATCGGTGCTACAAAAGAGGCTCGCCGTCCAGTGCGAATGGAAGATGGGGTATTAAAACAACCTTATCGTCTACCAACAGAAGCCGAGTGGGAATACGCAGCATTAGGTTTAATTGGAAATTCAATGCAAGGCAACATTCAGACTGCTCGTACTTATCCGTGGGATGGTTTAGGCGTTCGTTCTGCGCATCGTAAAACGCAAGGGAAAATGATGGCTAACTTCAAAATTACCTCAGGTAATAATATGGGAGTTGCTGGAGACTTGAATGATGGTGGTGATATTACTGTTCCTGTCCGTGCTTATATGCCGAATGACTTTGGATTATATAATATGGCTGGAAATGTTAACGAATGGGTAAGTGATGTTTACCGTCAATTATCATTTGAAGACTTCGAAGACTTTAATCCTTATCGTGGACATGTTTTTATGGACAACAAATATGAGGATGCTCAAACTCGCACGCTTGCAAAAGACGAGTATGGCAGACCTATCAAAGTTCCTGCAAAAGCAGCACGCAAACAAACTTGGGAAGAATTGCAGCAAGCAAAGACCATTGATTCAATTAATACGGGTGCAGCAACTGCTTACGATAACGATGTTCGTGGTTATCTAGATGAAGAACAGAAAGCATTGTTTGGAAAGGTTACTTTAGTGAACGATAAGTCGCGTGTCTATAAAGGAGGTTCATGGAATGATAGAGCATACTGGTTAAACCCTGCAACTCGTCGCTTTGCCCAACAAGATCAATCCAGTGCAATGATTGGTTTCCGTTGTGCAATGACAATGGTTGGAAACATCTATGGTCCCGCAGCCAATACGCGTCGTCGTTAGATAGAAAACATAAATATATATAAATAGAAAAGGGCTTTGAATAATTCAAAGCCCTTTTCTATTATGTGAATCCAAAGGAAGTATTATACTGTTACTTCTTCGTTTACAAATTCATCATATAAATCTCCGAATGCTTCGTAATCATCGTCAGATGCTGGAGCAAATAATCGGATATTGTTGTCTTTAATGTAAGACATAATTTCTGGATTGATATTTTCGTCAGATTTAACCACAACGTCAGTAAATGACAATGCTCCTTTTGTTAAATCAACGAAGCTACCCGAGCCATAAGCTGCTAAATCTGCTGCATCGATATCCACCTGTGCGGCTAACTCAGCATACCTACTCCCAACGGATGCATTTGCAAAGTCATCCTCATATAATGAGTAGAATACTTTTGCATCTTTAAATGTTGGATCATCTTTGTAAGCAGTCTTTAAGTACGCCGGCACCATCGCAGTAAACCAACCATGGCAGTGTACCACATCAGGAGACCAACCTAGCTTCTTAACAGTCTCTAAAGCTCCTTTACAGAAGAACAATGAACGCTCGTTGTTATCTTCAAAGAACTTCCCACTCTCATCACGAAAGACCTTCTTCCGCTGGAAATATTCCTCATTATCCAAGAAATAAACTTGCATCCTTGCCGCAGGCAAAGAAGCCACTTTAATAATTAGCGGATTATCATTATTGTCCACCACAATGTTCATTCCCGACAACCTTATCACTTCATGAAGACGATTTCTGCGCTCATTAATGTTACCAAAACGCGGCATTAGAATTCGAATCTCGAATCCCTTTTCTTGCATAGCATGTGGTAACTGGCGTGTTATTTCAGAAATTTTACTTAATTCAAGGAAAGGCGACATTTCATGGGTTATAAACAAGATTTTCGTTTTTGCCATCTCCAAAGTTTTTTTTATTATTGAATAGTAAAATCGGTCTACAAAGGTACTAATAATAAATGAATTTTACAATTCCTTAAAAATCATCATTTTATAATTCAAAGATTATTCCCCACTTTTGTACCTCATTTTAACTAGTATTCGTGAAAATATTCCGCACCAAAAACGAGCTTAAAGAAGCTCTGGCTGAATTGAGAGCGCAAGATAAAGTCATCACCTTAGTACCAACTATGGGCGCCCTACATGAGGGACACATCTCCCTTATCGACTATGCTAAACCTCGTACCGATATTATCGTTTGTAGCATATTTGTTAATCCAACACAATTTAACGATCCAAAAGATCTTGAAAAATATCCCCGACCTATTGAGAACGATATAGCGTTACTAGAAGCCGCTCACTGTGACATATTATTCTTACCATCCGTAGAGGAGATGTATCCACAAAATGATCTGCCTTGGCACATTGACCTAGGTGACTTAGATCAAATTTGGGAAGGAGAACACCGTCCGGGACACTTCCAAGGCGTAACACAGGTAGTTTACAAGTTGTTTTCTCTAGTACAACCTAATCAAGCCTGTTTCGGCCAGAAAGATTTCCAACAAGTCATGGTAATTCAGCGAATGATTGAAATTAAAAAGCTCCCTATCAATTTATTAATCTGTCCGATTATTAGAAACGAAAAAGGACTTGCTTTAAGCTCGCGTAATGCCCGATTATCTAATGATGGAAGAGATATTGCGCTGGTGTTATCGAAAGCCTTAAATCACATTAAAAACAGCAACAAGGAAAAATCTCCTGCTGAGTTAATCGCTGAAGCAAAAGAAATTATTAAATCTGTTCCGCAAGTTGAATTAGAATATTTAGCCATTTGCGAAACGAGCAGCCTACATTCTGCCGATCAATTTGAAGAAGGAAAAGAATATGTAGCCCTAATTACGGCTTGGCTGGAAGGCGTTCGTTTAATCGACAATATACTACTATAGCATTATTAACAACTATCTTTTGGTTTCAAAGGGGCAAACGACAGCAATTTCGAACCAAAGAAAAAAAAAGAAAAACGTAACTTTGCATCATGATGATTGAAGTAATGAAGTCAAAGATTCACCGAGTGCATGTCACACAGGCTGAATTAAATTATGTGGGAAGCATCACCATCGACGAAGATTTAATGGATGCGGCAAATATTATCGCAAACGAACGCGTGCAGATTGTCAATAACAATAATGGAGCACGATTGGAAACATATGTTATTCCTGGAAAACGTGGCTCAGGCATTATTTGTCTAAATGGCGCGGCAGCTCGCTTAGTCCAAGTAGGTGACATTGTCATCATCATATCTTATGCATTGATGGACTTCGAAGAAGCAAAAAAACATAAACCGACGACCATCTTCCCAGATGATCACAATAAATTAATATAAGGCATATATGAAACGGCTATAAAATTTGTAAATTTATAGCCGTTCGCTTTTACGAATATGCACAAACCAACAACATACCGTCTTGCTCTTGCTCGCTTCCTTCTCTTATGGATGTGCAGCATTATCATTAGTGGCGTTGTATTTATGCACAAGGAAGTGACCGCAAGCGGCGAAATCGTCACCCACATCCACCCTTACAAT encodes:
- a CDS encoding TCR/Tet family MFS transporter — translated: MTRVSLSQAIRSPVVILRFQYSQSITYLRFYMLAKFNSKSGLFFIFLTVVLDSIGLGIIIPVMPALIKELIHGDISQASSYGGWLTFCYAFMQFFFAAVLGNLSDRYGRRPVLLCSLFGFAINYLLIGFAPTIFWLFVGRIVAGITGASHTVAAAYIADVSTPQNKAQNFGLLGAAFGLGFIIGPVLGGLLGHYGPRVPFYAAAGLTFFNFLYGYFLVPESLKPENRRAFSWKNANPIGSFRHIGRYVHIQPLVICIFLINIAAHAVQSTWSYYTMERFQWNERMIGYSLGFIGVLLTIVQAGLIRIIIPKLGIPKSITFGILLSSISFLTMAFAGSNLMLYFSSFLYVFSGIAGPAIQSSISNQTPANEQGQIQGGLTCIISLTAIIGPLMMTSLFSFFTKKSTVLYLPGAPFYLASILGLIAAIIAMQYFRNHRQD
- the ispF gene encoding 2-C-methyl-D-erythritol 2,4-cyclodiphosphate synthase translates to MKIKVGFGFDVHQMREGHPFIVGGVKLDHHAGAFGHSDADVLAHAICDAILGAANLEDIGYHFPNTDDRWKGANSLDLLKHCVALIKEKGYELGNIDGMLCLEAPKIKPYIPQMKINIAEAAGISAEDVSIKATTNETMGFIGRQEGVVAYAVCLIQKER
- a CDS encoding SUMF1/EgtB/PvdO family nonheme iron enzyme, which encodes MMYSKKILIPAICLAFGLLIFSSCSKSHNSDYSSKTGVKYNDPYNGGLQINRKVKEAPGPGLVGIEGGTFVMGGSLNEDLGYDYDNAKRRVTVASFYIDETEVSNADWLEYLHWIAQSYPEDGKMYYDALPDSLVWRHALSYNEPYVNLYFRHPSFQDYPVVGVSWEQANAYCQWRTDRVNEHILRETGVLMDYKTMNGQQTKPDAAFNTELYLNGQIRGENVDGKNMPKDNSIGATKEARRPVRMEDGVLKQPYRLPTEAEWEYAALGLIGNSMQGNIQTARTYPWDGLGVRSAHRKTQGKMMANFKITSGNNMGVAGDLNDGGDITVPVRAYMPNDFGLYNMAGNVNEWVSDVYRQLSFEDFEDFNPYRGHVFMDNKYEDAQTRTLAKDEYGRPIKVPAKAARKQTWEELQQAKTIDSINTGAATAYDNDVRGYLDEEQKALFGKVTLVNDKSRVYKGGSWNDRAYWLNPATRRFAQQDQSSAMIGFRCAMTMVGNIYGPAANTRRR
- a CDS encoding glycogen/starch synthase; translation: MAKTKILFITHEMSPFLELSKISEITRQLPHAMQEKGFEIRILMPRFGNINERRNRLHEVIRLSGMNIVVDNNDNPLIIKVASLPAARMQVYFLDNEEYFQRKKVFRDESGKFFEDNNERSLFFCKGALETVKKLGWSPDVVHCHGWFTAMVPAYLKTAYKDDPTFKDAKVFYSLYEDDFANASVGSRYAELAAQVDIDAADLAAYGSGSFVDLTKGALSFTDVVVKSDENINPEIMSYIKDNNIRLFAPASDDDYEAFGDLYDEFVNEEVTV
- the panC gene encoding pantoate--beta-alanine ligase, whose translation is MKIFRTKNELKEALAELRAQDKVITLVPTMGALHEGHISLIDYAKPRTDIIVCSIFVNPTQFNDPKDLEKYPRPIENDIALLEAAHCDILFLPSVEEMYPQNDLPWHIDLGDLDQIWEGEHRPGHFQGVTQVVYKLFSLVQPNQACFGQKDFQQVMVIQRMIEIKKLPINLLICPIIRNEKGLALSSRNARLSNDGRDIALVLSKALNHIKNSNKEKSPAELIAEAKEIIKSVPQVELEYLAICETSSLHSADQFEEGKEYVALITAWLEGVRLIDNILL
- the panD gene encoding aspartate 1-decarboxylase yields the protein MMIEVMKSKIHRVHVTQAELNYVGSITIDEDLMDAANIIANERVQIVNNNNGARLETYVIPGKRGSGIICLNGAAARLVQVGDIVIIISYALMDFEEAKKHKPTTIFPDDHNKLI